The nucleotide sequence TTTTTACGGCGTGGACTGGTTTCGTGTGGGCGGGGCCAAATTAATCACACCCTATCCACGGGTGGGGGGAACTGTGTTTCATGCAAAGGGGAACTTCAGTCATCATTTGACCTATGCCGGGGTGATGTTGATGAATGTTCCCTTATTTCTCTCATTGGCGATTCATCAGTCTTCACGAGAACGCTGGACATGGGGCTTGGGGGCGGTGTTATGCACACTGGCGCTGGTGTTCTCCTTATCACGCAGTGGGTGGCTGGGTGGCTTGGCCGGCATGTCGGTTCTGATTTTTTTGCTTCCTCGTCGCAGGGCGTGGAGGATCATGTTTTCCCTGGGATGTTTCGGTATCCTGGTCATCAGTTTGATGGGCAGTGGTTGGTTGCGACAATTTTATCAGCCTGACCATCCTCAACTGCTCAATCGCTTGTTGCTGACATCTCTGGAATATGATCAGGATCGTTGGCATTTATGGCAGGCGGCCTGGATGGGTATTGAAGAACATCCCTGGTTGGGGGTTGGTCTGGGCAATGAAGTTCCTGCTTTTGAACACTATCGACAAGGGGTTTCCACCCAGTATCAAGGCTATGTTTTCAACAATAAAGCCTCAGCGGGAGTTCATAATCAGTATCTGCAAATTTTATTTTCTACGGGAGTGCTGGGATTATTGGCGCATTTGCTGATTTTTGGCGTCATTCTCCACGGAAATGTTCAGGTCATTCAAAAATCCTCTTCCGCCTGGACCAAAGGCTTGGGATGGGGACTTCTG is from SAR324 cluster bacterium and encodes:
- a CDS encoding O-antigen ligase family protein, whose protein sequence is MRHQLPILQSWFFSVTIYILFIASGFSLAAVEFATGMLLLLGLFCKKNIFFDTKYFFFVMLWFGVVGVSTVVHDSWREVFPALKGDYRLLLPLVLPLALGTVDLKKLLKIYLIGMGLMAIYGIIQHFYGVDWFRVGGAKLITPYPRVGGTVFHAKGNFSHHLTYAGVMLMNVPLFLSLAIHQSSRERWTWGLGAVLCTLALVFSLSRSGWLGGLAGMSVLIFLLPRRRAWRIMFSLGCFGILVISLMGSGWLRQFYQPDHPQLLNRLLLTSLEYDQDRWHLWQAAWMGIEEHPWLGVGLGNEVPAFEHYRQGVSTQYQGYVFNNKASAGVHNQYLQILFSTGVLGLLAHLLIFGVILHGNVQVIQKSSSAWTKGLGWGLLGGICGHLTAGIFDNNFFDSEVQNLVMVFVGILFYLNLPLPRLDE